In a single window of the Frondihabitans peucedani genome:
- a CDS encoding sensor histidine kinase: MWTSIERRPLLVDVIVAVVAFAFFGVLDVTRTGWQTLPVDALFALAVAFRRRSPGVGLAIAWVGAVVQLVVLPSFINGDVLIAVVIFATSLARQPVVQRLGLVSSVAGGIIASVKLVLVTGDFLPHGQSDSQEAFSRVIYSVGVAGVVAAALALFWLLGMIARVRRELLTARLERLEGEQDLLRAELRVAQETERTRISREMHDAIGHSLAVIIAQSDGARYAVAKNPAAATDALGVINRSARSALDDVSELLSVLATSTGHEGSLGVADLDTLLTNMESSGLAISFNETGDRLDLSRSCDLALFRVVQEVLTNALKHGGPGTTVSVALTWSTQAVTVDSVTTETDGPDLLGRDADGPDLLGRAEADDGPPSAEPAPTRGGHGIAGMVERVRLVGGSVTAGPRADGVRGFAVHATIPHAPGGAE; encoded by the coding sequence GTGTGGACCTCGATCGAACGCCGACCCCTCCTCGTCGACGTCATCGTCGCCGTCGTGGCGTTCGCGTTCTTCGGCGTGCTCGACGTCACCCGGACCGGCTGGCAGACGCTGCCGGTCGACGCCCTCTTCGCTCTGGCGGTCGCCTTCCGGCGCCGCTCCCCCGGCGTAGGCCTGGCGATCGCCTGGGTCGGCGCCGTCGTCCAGCTGGTCGTCCTGCCGTCGTTCATCAACGGCGACGTGCTGATCGCCGTCGTGATCTTCGCGACGAGTCTGGCCCGGCAGCCGGTCGTCCAGCGCCTCGGGCTCGTGTCGAGCGTCGCGGGCGGCATCATCGCGAGCGTCAAGCTCGTCCTCGTCACCGGCGACTTCCTACCCCACGGCCAGTCGGACTCGCAGGAGGCGTTCTCCCGGGTCATCTACTCCGTCGGTGTGGCCGGCGTCGTCGCCGCCGCGCTGGCGCTGTTCTGGCTCCTCGGGATGATCGCGCGCGTCCGCCGCGAACTGCTGACGGCGCGGCTCGAGCGGCTCGAGGGCGAGCAGGATCTCCTCCGCGCCGAGCTCCGAGTCGCTCAAGAGACGGAGCGCACCCGCATCTCCCGCGAGATGCACGACGCCATCGGGCACTCGCTCGCGGTGATCATCGCCCAGTCCGACGGGGCGAGGTACGCGGTCGCGAAGAACCCCGCCGCCGCCACCGACGCGCTCGGCGTGATCAACCGGTCGGCGCGGTCGGCGCTCGACGACGTGAGCGAGCTCCTGAGCGTCCTCGCCACCTCGACCGGGCACGAGGGCTCCCTCGGCGTCGCCGACCTCGACACCCTGCTGACGAACATGGAGTCGTCGGGCCTCGCGATCTCGTTCAACGAGACGGGCGACCGGCTGGATCTGTCGCGATCCTGCGATCTCGCGCTGTTCCGGGTCGTGCAGGAGGTTCTGACCAACGCCCTCAAGCACGGCGGCCCCGGCACGACGGTCTCGGTCGCCCTTACCTGGTCGACGCAGGCCGTGACGGTCGACTCGGTCACGACCGAGACCGACGGCCCTGACCTGCTCGGGCGCGATGCCGACGGCCCCGACCTGCTCGGGCGCGCGGAGGCCGACGACGGCCCGCCGTCGGCCGAGCCGGCACCGACCCGCGGCGGGCACGGCATCGCGGGCATGGTCGAGCGCGTCCGGCTCGTCGGCGGCAGCGTGACGGCGGGCCCTCGCGCCGACGGAGTCCGCGGCTTCGCGGTCCACGCCACGATCCCCCACGCACCCGGAGGTGCCGAATGA
- a CDS encoding response regulator transcription factor, with product MTTIRVGLADDQPLFRAGIRMILDSQDDFEVVWEAGDGAEAVDRSRAEPVDLVLMDLEMPRMGGVEATSAILHPDDPADVVAGLRIVVLTTFELTDTTFKAIQAGASGFLLKNADPEFLLASLRTIHAGSAVVAPSVMTGLVERFARRSAVVDTDALEQLTAREREIFALLAAGLSNNEIAADRQLSDATVKTHVSRILGKLELRDRVQLVIFAYENGLVSTA from the coding sequence ATGACCACGATCCGTGTCGGTCTGGCCGACGATCAGCCGCTCTTCCGCGCCGGGATCCGCATGATCCTCGACTCGCAGGACGACTTCGAGGTCGTCTGGGAGGCCGGTGACGGCGCCGAGGCCGTCGACCGGTCCCGCGCGGAGCCGGTCGACCTGGTGCTGATGGATCTCGAGATGCCCCGCATGGGCGGGGTCGAGGCGACCTCGGCGATCCTGCACCCCGACGATCCCGCCGATGTGGTCGCGGGCCTCCGCATCGTCGTCCTGACGACCTTCGAACTCACCGACACCACGTTCAAGGCGATCCAGGCCGGGGCGAGCGGGTTCCTGCTGAAGAACGCCGACCCGGAGTTCCTCCTCGCCTCGCTCCGGACGATCCACGCAGGATCGGCCGTGGTCGCCCCGTCGGTGATGACCGGCCTGGTCGAGCGGTTCGCCCGCCGCTCGGCGGTGGTCGACACCGACGCCCTCGAGCAGCTCACCGCGCGCGAGCGCGAGATCTTCGCCCTGCTGGCCGCAGGGCTCAGCAACAACGAGATCGCCGCCGACCGTCAGCTGAGCGATGCGACGGTGAAGACCCACGTGAGCAGGATCCTCGGCAAGCTCGAGCTCCGAGACCGCGTCCAGCTGGTGATCTTCGCCTACGAGAACGGACTCGTCTCCACGGCCTGA
- a CDS encoding glycosyltransferase has translation MELSVVIPTYNEAPNVAELVERIEKATLGIDTEILFVDDSTDDTPDVVTRVAGEHAIPVRLLHRDAPVGGLSGAVIAGLRAAEGEWAVVMDGDLQHRPETLPSVLAKGRETGADVVVASRHVDGGSSDGLSGGVRRAVSQLSIKVTKALFPTRLHGTTDPMSGFFGIHRGSVQLDGLHPRGFKILLEILARQDFTVAEVPLVFDARLAGTSKADMKQGIALGRQLFDLKFGRISGFAAIGALGAVANLLILWGLQKFGVGYLAAACVAAVLTIIGNFLLQERFIFDDLRAGARSVWKRWWHTFAFNGTESAIRTFALWVIVETTSLHSVLVQAGLIAIGFTLRFLYQSRVVYKQHEKPVTIDDIVEGAPTETAPTTTTPASV, from the coding sequence ATGGAGCTCTCCGTCGTCATCCCCACCTACAACGAGGCACCGAACGTCGCTGAGCTGGTGGAGCGCATCGAGAAGGCGACTCTCGGCATCGACACCGAGATCCTCTTCGTCGACGACTCCACCGACGACACTCCCGACGTCGTCACCCGGGTGGCCGGCGAGCACGCCATCCCCGTCCGCCTCCTGCACCGCGACGCGCCCGTCGGAGGCCTGTCGGGCGCTGTGATCGCCGGGCTCCGCGCCGCCGAGGGGGAGTGGGCCGTCGTCATGGACGGCGACCTGCAGCACCGCCCCGAGACGCTCCCCTCCGTCCTCGCGAAGGGCCGCGAGACCGGCGCCGACGTCGTGGTCGCCTCGCGTCACGTCGACGGCGGATCGAGCGACGGCCTCTCCGGCGGCGTCCGCCGGGCTGTCTCGCAGCTCTCCATCAAGGTCACCAAGGCCCTGTTCCCGACGCGCCTCCACGGGACGACCGACCCGATGTCCGGGTTCTTCGGCATCCACCGCGGCTCCGTCCAGCTCGACGGGCTGCACCCGCGCGGCTTCAAGATCCTCCTCGAGATCCTCGCCCGCCAGGACTTCACCGTCGCCGAGGTGCCGCTCGTCTTCGACGCCCGCCTCGCCGGCACGTCGAAGGCCGACATGAAGCAGGGCATCGCCCTCGGCCGCCAGCTCTTCGACCTCAAGTTCGGCCGCATCTCCGGCTTCGCCGCCATCGGCGCCCTCGGCGCGGTCGCGAACCTGCTCATCCTCTGGGGCCTGCAGAAGTTCGGCGTGGGCTACCTCGCCGCCGCCTGCGTCGCCGCGGTCCTCACGATCATCGGCAACTTCCTCCTCCAGGAGCGCTTCATCTTCGACGACCTGCGCGCCGGTGCCCGGAGCGTCTGGAAGCGCTGGTGGCACACCTTCGCCTTCAACGGCACCGAGTCGGCCATCCGCACCTTCGCCCTCTGGGTGATCGTCGAGACGACCTCGCTCCACAGCGTGCTCGTGCAGGCCGGACTGATCGCCATCGGCTTCACGCTCCGCTTCCTGTACCAGTCGCGGGTCGTCTACAAGCAGCACGAGAAGCCCGTCACCATCGACGACATCGTCGAGGGCGCCCCGACCGAGACAGCTCCGACGACCACGACTCCCGCCTCGGTCTGA
- a CDS encoding NUDIX hydrolase has product MTGSSDPSGVILRPTSRLIVVDQDDRVLLMLTKSPDTSGASRWITPGGGVDPGESHEQAAVRELREETGQVIADPGPVLFTEDFEVPWDAADHTHGHAEFYLVRLPHFEIVDDEWTDDEKVDILASRWWTLAELEATDEHIEPAQLVERLRGLLA; this is encoded by the coding sequence GTGACCGGCTCCTCCGACCCGAGCGGCGTGATCCTGCGCCCCACCTCGCGCCTCATCGTCGTCGACCAGGACGACCGCGTGCTCCTCATGCTGACGAAGTCGCCCGACACGTCGGGGGCGAGCCGCTGGATCACGCCGGGCGGAGGAGTCGACCCGGGGGAGTCGCACGAGCAGGCGGCCGTCCGGGAGCTCCGCGAGGAGACCGGGCAGGTCATCGCCGACCCGGGGCCGGTGCTCTTCACCGAGGACTTCGAGGTGCCGTGGGACGCAGCCGACCACACGCACGGCCACGCCGAGTTCTACCTGGTGCGGCTGCCGCACTTCGAGATCGTCGACGACGAGTGGACCGACGACGAGAAGGTCGACATCCTCGCCTCGCGCTGGTGGACCCTCGCCGAGTTGGAGGCGACCGACGAGCACATCGAGCCGGCGCAGCTGGTCGAGCGGCTCCGGGGTCTGCTGGCCTGA